A window of Costertonia aggregata contains these coding sequences:
- the ggt gene encoding gamma-glutamyltransferase yields MHRFKYVFLSSILFLFVNCKKHVAAPTGLVTEKAMVVSAREEASKIGVEIMKKGGNAFDAMIATEMALVVAYPFAGNLGGGGFMVYRKADGDVGGLDYREKAPLSAHADMYLDSLGNVIPDMSTKGATAVGVPGTVAGVMEVHKKFGKLSLKEIFEPVIALARKGVVVTEKQAKRFENYKDLIVEVNDSTLTFPINAKQGDVVKYPVLANTLHIIAQNGHDGFYKGEIAQKLVAFIQSKGGFITEEDLAKYEAKWRQPIIFRYKDLRIVSMSPPSSGGVTINQIFKMMEPYDVADFGHNSEKTVQLFTEASRRAYADRNYWLGDPDFADIPLDVLLSDKYLKERMANFSFDTATKSSDVEHGKVEILESMETTHYSIVDEEGNAVSVTTTLNGAYGSKLYSNELGFFLNNEMDDFSAKPGVPNMFGLIGAEANSIAPEKRMLSSMTPTIVERDGKLWMVVGTPGGSTIITAVAQTILNGYEFGMSMQEAVNAPRFHHQWLPDMVIFEPDGFSTELKEKLKAKGYIINEERTPIIGKVDAIRVLPDGRLEGGADKRGDDTAVGF; encoded by the coding sequence ATGCATCGATTCAAATATGTTTTCCTCTCTTCAATCCTTTTTTTATTTGTCAATTGTAAAAAACATGTGGCAGCACCTACGGGTCTGGTTACCGAAAAGGCTATGGTCGTCTCCGCTCGCGAAGAGGCCTCCAAGATAGGTGTGGAAATCATGAAAAAAGGAGGTAACGCCTTTGATGCCATGATCGCTACCGAAATGGCCCTTGTGGTCGCCTACCCGTTTGCGGGAAATCTGGGCGGTGGTGGATTTATGGTGTATCGCAAGGCAGATGGGGATGTCGGAGGATTGGACTACCGCGAAAAAGCGCCATTATCGGCACACGCTGATATGTATCTGGATTCTTTGGGGAATGTGATTCCCGATATGAGTACCAAAGGAGCAACCGCCGTCGGTGTACCGGGAACCGTAGCCGGTGTAATGGAGGTTCACAAAAAATTCGGAAAGCTCTCTTTGAAAGAAATTTTTGAGCCGGTCATCGCACTGGCCAGAAAAGGGGTCGTCGTTACCGAAAAGCAGGCGAAGCGTTTCGAAAATTATAAGGATTTGATAGTAGAGGTCAACGACAGCACTTTGACCTTTCCCATAAACGCAAAGCAAGGTGACGTAGTAAAATATCCCGTTTTGGCGAATACATTACATATCATAGCCCAAAACGGCCATGACGGCTTTTACAAGGGTGAAATCGCACAAAAACTGGTGGCTTTCATACAATCCAAAGGGGGTTTTATTACCGAGGAAGATTTGGCGAAGTATGAAGCCAAGTGGCGACAGCCCATTATATTTAGGTATAAGGATTTACGAATTGTCTCCATGAGTCCCCCAAGCAGCGGCGGTGTTACCATAAACCAGATTTTTAAGATGATGGAACCATACGATGTGGCCGATTTTGGTCACAACTCGGAAAAAACCGTACAGTTGTTTACCGAAGCTTCCCGCAGGGCTTATGCCGATCGTAATTATTGGTTAGGAGACCCCGATTTTGCCGATATCCCATTAGACGTTTTATTGAGTGACAAGTATTTAAAGGAACGCATGGCAAATTTTTCGTTTGATACTGCAACAAAATCATCGGATGTAGAGCATGGCAAGGTCGAGATTTTGGAAAGCATGGAGACCACCCACTACTCCATCGTCGATGAAGAAGGCAATGCTGTTTCAGTGACAACTACACTTAATGGTGCTTATGGTTCAAAATTATATTCCAATGAACTGGGCTTTTTCTTGAATAATGAGATGGACGATTTTAGCGCCAAACCCGGTGTGCCCAATATGTTTGGGCTCATTGGTGCCGAAGCGAACAGCATTGCCCCAGAAAAAAGAATGTTGAGCAGTATGACCCCTACCATTGTAGAACGGGACGGCAAGTTATGGATGGTCGTAGGAACGCCCGGAGGTTCTACCATTATTACTGCGGTGGCACAGACTATTTTAAACGGTTACGAGTTTGGTATGAGTATGCAAGAAGCGGTCAATGCGCCCCGTTTTCATCATCAATGGTTACCCGATATGGTGATTTTTGAACCGGATGGGTTTTCAACGGAGCTAAAAGAAAAATTAAAAGCAAAGGGGTATATCATCAATGAAGAAAGAACCCCCATAATCGGTAAGGTCGATGCGATTCGCGTACTCCCCGATGGCAGATTGGAAGGTGGGGCCGATAAACGTGGTGACGATACCGCCGTAGGATTCTAA